Below is a window of Synechococcus sp. RSCCF101 DNA.
TGAGCCGGTAGCTGTCGCCCCGGATCGTCAGCACATGGCTGTGGTGCAGCAAGCGATCGAGGATCGCGGTGGCGACCACCTGATCACCGAACACCTCTCCCCACTCCGTGACCGCCCGATTGGAGCTGATCAGCACGCTGCCCTGCTCATAGCGGCGGGAGATCAGCTGGAAGAACAGGTAAGCGGCGTCGTGCTCCAGGGGCAGATAGCCCAGCTCGTCGATGATCAGCAGCCTCGGCTTGCCGTAGTACGTGAGCTGCCGCGCCAGTTCGCCCTGCTGCTGGGCCCGCGCCAGGCTGCCGATCAGCTCGGCGGCGGAACAGAACAGCACGCTGTGGCCCAGACGGATCGCCTCCCGTCCCAGCGCCACCTCCAGAGGGGTCTTCCCCACCCCGGGTGGGCCGAGCAGGACCAGGTTGTCGCCGTTGGCGATCCAGCGGCAGGTGGCCAGCTCCCGGATCTGGGCGGGATCGATCGAGGGCTGGGCCTCGAATTCGAATCCCCCCAGCGTCCGGACGCATGGGAAACGGGCCAGGCGCATGGCCATCTCGAACCGGCTCTGGTCCTTGCGGCTCACCTCGGCACCACACAGCCAGGCCAGGGCCTCCCGCAGGTTGTCGAGGCGGTCGCGGATGGCGGTGAGCCGCAGGCGGGTGAGCATCGCCTCCAGGTCAGCCACCAGGGCGGCCAGTTCCGCCGGTCTCTCCAGCGGTGCGGTGGTGGTGCGGCTGCGGTTCATGCCTCCACCTCCGTCAGCACGGCGGCGTAGTCGCTCAGGGATCGGGCCAGGCTGGAGGTGCGCACCGCTCGTGTCGCCGGAGGACCAACAGCGGGTGTCGCCTGACACCTGTCGGGGATGGCTGGCTGCAGGGAAGCGCGTGCCTGCTGCAGCTGCTCGGCCGGCAGCAGGCCCTGCCAGTGGCTTCTGATCACCTGACGGCAGCGGTGGTTCGCGCTCTGGAGTGGGTGCTCCGCCACGATCCGGCCCCGGTGCAGCAATCGCACCGTCTGATGGCGGACCTGCGCCGTGATCCGCTGGCCGATCAGCTGCTGGGGAGCGGAATACCAGTTCCCCTCCAGCTGAATGCAGCAGTCCTTGGCCACCACTCGCTTCTGTTCCCGCTCAGCCAGGAACGAGGGCTTGCCGCACAGCGGCCTCAGGGCACTGGCCTCGTCCCGCTGGAACCGCTCCAGGGGCCGTTCTCCGGTGGTGCCGTGACGACGGACATCCGCCACCTCGCGCATCCACCAGGCCAGATGGGCCTCCATGGCACCCCAGCTGCGGAAGGTGTGTCCGGCCAGACCGCTGCCCTTGACGTAGCGCACCCCTCGCTCGTCCTTGCCCTTGGTGCGAGGCCGGTAGGGGCGGCAGGCACGGGGCGTGAACCCCCAGTGCTCGGCAAAGGCGAGGAAGGTGGGATGAAACACCAGCTCACCGCTGGCGGGATCGTGCCGGCGGACCAGGGCGCGGGCGTTGTCCACCAGCACCTGCTCGGGAATGCCGCCCCAGTGTCGGAAGGCCTCCTCCATCGCCTGCAGCCAGTTCGCCTGCCGCTCATGGCCGTACGGCCGCACCACCAGACGGCGCGAGTAGCCGAGCGTGAGCACGCACAGGTGCACCCGACGGCGCTCCCCACCAATGCTCACGGCGCACTGGCCAAAGTCGGCCTGGAGCTGCCGGCCGGGTGGCGTCTCGTAGCGCACGGTGGCCAGCTGACGGATCCGCAGCTCGCGGCGCCAGGCCGCCACGGCCCGTTCCACCGTGCGCTGGGACACATCAATGCCCTTCTGCCGCAGCAGTTCCTGGCGGAGCACCTCGGCATTGCCGCGATGCTGCTCAAACTGCTCGCGCAGCCAGGCGATCTGCTCATCGAGGCGCCGGCTGCGCCGGGGCTGGCCGTAGGGCTGCCAGCCGCCCTGGCGCAGATAGCGGCGAACGGTCCGCGGACAGCAGCCCAGTTCATGGGCGATCGTTCGCTGGCTGAGGCCGCGGGCATGGAGCTGCAGCATCCGCTCCACCTCCTGGGGTGTTTCCATCGCGCCCTCGCCTCGGCGGTCTGCCCTGGCTGTAGTGCTCCTGGCAGCAGCAGTGATGGGGGCCGCCGAACCAGGCATCCGTTCGGCTGGCGTGAGCCTGGGGGCAGGGATGGATGGCGGAGTCACCGGTTCCGAGTGAGGACCTTTTCGTGTCGGATCTGGTGACTTTCCTCCTGTCGGCTGACAACAGGGAGCTGCCGCATGACCATGACCACCCACTCTCATAAGGCCTGGACCAATAAAGGGGGTCACGTCACAGCGGCCCCGCTTCCACGTCCACTACACGCCCACCTACGCCTCCTGGCTGAACCAGGTGGAGCGGTGGTTCGGCATCATCACCCAGCGGGCCATCAGGCGCGGCAGTTTCTCCAGCGTCAAGGAGCTGGTCGCCAAGATCAAGCAGTTCGTGGCGGCCTACAACAAGACCAAGGCCCCGTTCAACTGGACCGCCGCGGCCGATTCAATCCTGGAGAAGCTCCAGAGACTTTGCTCGCAAATCTCCGGGACGGCCACTGGAATCTGGGAGGATTCGCCTGAGCCTGTGGTGAGACTGTCCGCTGGTCTACGCGCAACAGACTCCTAGCGTGAGATCACAGGACAATTATCACCTGGATCGCCCTGGTTTCCCAAGAGTCTCCCTAAGAGGCTGCTGAACAACTGCACGGCCTCTCGGATTCATGGCCGGAAAGCCGATGTTGATGGGGTCAAGAGAAGCAGGGAGGTCCCTGGCTCGTCTGGCTAATCCCAAAAGAACTGGTTTTCTGGTTGTCGGACCTGAGCACCGGACTGTCGGGCATCTGGGCTTTTCAGCAGCCTCCTAACTGAAGAATGTGGACTTAATCTCGCATGAACCTGCTTGGAAAATGAGGAGACTTCTGACACTAATCATTGTCTCTGATCCAGCCATATCCGAATCGAGGCACCGCCTGAGCACTGCCCGGCAGGGCCTCTAACCGGAAACCCTGCCATAGAACCACAAAGCTGATCCATCTCTCAATAGCGTGAGCAAGAGTACCATCCACCTGCCCGGTTTCTGTCTCAAAATCTTGCAAATGCAACCCAAGGTCCAGCAGTGGCCTTAGAGCTTGCACCCGTCCGGCGAACATGCTACCAGCGATAAACCGCTGCTGGAGCAACCATTGCCCTGAAAACTCGCTGCGCTGGCGCATGGTCAGCAGGTGCGGCCAGTTGGAATGCAACTCAACGCTAGTAGGTAGCAGCGTGCCGGGAGGGGCCAGCAGACCCAGATCCGGTTCCACCTCAAGCCTTGCTTGGAGGGTATCGATCACGTCGACGGCGAGCAGTGCGTTCGTCAGGTGCCGCCCCCAGTCCTCCCCGTGATCCAGATGAGGGGAATGCTTTGTGTGCAGCTTCACGAAAGCGGTGTGCCCTCGCTCCAGTGCAGCCGGTAGCAGCTGCAACAAGAAGGGGGCGATGTCGCGCCCGCGGTTGGCCACACCATAGAGCCGCACGCGCGGCAAACCTAGGTCCTGCAGCAGCTCCTCGACTTCATCCAGCTGATCCAATGGTGTGCTCAGGTACAGATCCAGCTCAGACAACCCCTCCTGATTCCCTGCGGCGGGCAGGCCAGCCAGCAGGGCCTCCAACCGGTCCAGATAGAAGCCGTGCACCAGCACAGCCAGGTGTTCGGCTCTGCACTCACCCCAGCCTCGAAACTCGGGGTCCTCACGAGTGAGCGAGGGCGACACAGCAGCTGGATCTGGTGGGCCGACAGGGCTCCAGCGTTGATGGCCGCTCCAGCTCTCGATCCACACCGGTGCGTCCGGGCTGCCATCGTGCCGGAGCAGGCTCCAGGCGCTGGCCTGGGCCAGCCACTCCCGGTAGGCCTCGGCAGAAGCGCCCTTGAAGCAGGGCTCCATTGGCGTAGTCACAGCCTGGACCGCCGGAAGCCAAACCCCACCGCCGGTATCCATTCGGTGGTGGGCCGCCTTCAGATGCTGCAAATAGGGGAAGGGCCTCTCAGGCCCCGGCTGGGAGAGCCATTGCACCTGGCCATCAAAACCATGCTCCAGGGCGTCGGCAGCACCCCCCGGTTCTCCTCGCAGCACAAGCAGATTCGCTGCCGCGTGGCGCAACCGTTGCAGCCCGAAGACGGCATGACTGAGCCGATCGCAGCCCTGCAGCACCAGCAGGGGCCGGCCGAACAGGTGCAGGGCCCGCCGATGGCGCCACCAGCCCCGCAGTTGAGTCACCAGCTCTCGTTCAGCCATTGGCGTCAGGGGAGCCTGCAACTGCAGCAGAGGCGCCGAAGGCAGAGGGCCCTCTCCAGGAGAGGCCGGTCCGATGAGCGCGCCGGTGCCGTTCACCCCGACCGGCACGATCCAGCCAACCAGGCCTGCAGCTGCGGCAGCAGCATCCAGAGCACCGGTGCGCCAGACAGCAAGCTCGTCCGGGGTCAGCCGACAGAGCCAGCGCGCACGGACGGTCGGGTGTGGCCTCACCAATGGATGCAGCCGAAGCGGCACTGTCACAATGACGCCAACGGTCGCACTCTCAATGCCAATCAGCCTGGAGAGCCTGTCCATCCTGGATCTCGCTCTGATCGGCGCCGTGGCTCTGCTCAGCCTCATCAGCGGCGGGCTGGCGTTGCAGCTGCAACGCCTTAGCGGCACGGCGCCCGATCCTGAGGCAGGTGATCCTGGCGCGACGCAGGCCGATCAGGACGAACACGCAGCCGTTGAGCTTGAGCGCAATGAGCTCAGAGCCCAGCTCACATCCTTACAAACCGTGGCGCAAGCAGCGCAGACCGAAGCCAAAGAGGCCCGCGAAGAAGCCGAACTCACGCTGCTTCAGCTCCACCAGGTCCAGGAAGAACTGGAGCAGGTGTTTCTGGCGAATCAGGGCAAGCAGAAGCAGGTGGACGATCTCACAGCACAACTTGAGGCATCGAAAGCTGATGCAACCAAAGCCGCTGCCTCCATCAAGGATCAGGCCAGTTGGAACAACGAGCGTCAGTTACTGCAGCAGCAGCTGCAGGCCGCAGAGACGGCAACCAGGGATGCCCGCGAGGAAGCCGAGCTCACATTGCTTCAGCTGCACCAGGTCCAGGAGGAGCTGGAGCATTACTTCTTGCTGGGCAGAGAACAAACAGCTCTGTTGTCAGCCCATGAACACCAGCAACGACGGGTCCGCCAGTTAATTAAAGCCGCACTGAAAGAGCGCGAAGCCTCAGCCGTTCATTGAGATTCGGCGGCTGAGGCCGCCAGACGCCTCCTCTCCAGAGCGTTCAGGTAGGCATCAAATCCAGCCAGGGCCATCCGGTGGGGCCGGAGCTCCGGGAAATCATTTCCCGGCTCAACCGGTTCATTCCGATTGGACGTCTTGGACGTCGCCAACTCCTGCAGGCGTGTCACAAAGACTTCGCAGCCGGGATGCTCCACCAGCGCATCGGTGAGCAGCTGCGCGGCACGATCGAACCCGTCTTCGGAGCTGCTCGCATCGCTCAGAGCCTGCTCCACATCGGCCAACACGGCCTGAACCCGGCCACGCTCGCCATACAGCTCCAGCATCGCGGCGGCGGCATCGCGCAGTGGGGCCTGTTCAGATGCCAGCAGGGGTTCCCACAGGGCCACAGCGTCACTGAAACGTTCCAGGTCAACCAGCGCGCGGGCGCGGTTGTCGTCGATCCAGCCGCTCTGCAGACCGCCCGCCACGGCTGCCTCCAGCAGCCGCAGGGACAAGGCCGTGTCTCCCCGTTCGCGCAGGCCGATCGCTTCCTTGAGCAGCGGCAATTCAACGTCCGCGAGAGATTCTGGAGCAGGATCCACAAGGTGCTGTGCCGGCTGCCCTTCGCTCTCCAGCACCTGATTCAGATCGCGCCAGAGCGACTCCAGCAACGCAGCCCGTTGACGCACGGCCATCTCGCTGGCCATGGCCCGCAGCACCTCATCGTCCCCATCGGCGGCGAGGCCCTCCCAGATCGCCAGCGCCTCCGCCTGCCGTTCCAGGATCACCAGTGCCCGAGCACGGTTGTCGTCCAGCCAGGGGCTCTGCATCCCCGCCGTCTGCGCTGCCTCCAGCAATTGCAGCGACAACTCCACCGCACCATCGCTGCGCAGCTGGATCGCTTCTTCCAGCACCGCTCGCTCGAGATCCGCGAAACGGGAAGCCTCCGCAGCGTCAACACGCTCCAGCCGCTTCCCTGCCGCCGCGGCCAGTTGCTGCAGCTGCTCCCGCAGCACCTGCACGCGATCACGCTCCAGCAGGTCCAGCATGGACCGGGCGGCCTCCGCTGCCGCTCCATCACTCGAGGCACCCAACCTCTCCCAGATCGCGGCAGCCTCCTCACCGCGTCCCAGGGCAAGCAGGGCCCGCGCACGGTTGTCGTCCAGCCAGGGGCTGCGCTGCCCCTGCTCCAGGCAGCCCTCCAGCATCGCCAGCGACGCCTCCGCTTGACCGCTTTCGCGCAGGGCGATGGCGGCATCCAGAGCAGCTTTCAGCTCCCCGGTGAGCTCGCTGCTGTCCTGGTCTGCTGTGTCCTGGCGATGCTGCGCGGCCATCTGGGTGGCCATCGCCCGCAGACCCTCGTCGTCCCCATCGGCGGCGAGGGTCTCCCAGATCGCCAGCGCCTCCGCCCGCCGCTCCAGCATCAGCAGCGCCCGGGCACGGTTGTCGGCAATCCAGCCGCTCTGCATGCCCGCTTCCTCGGCGGCGTCCAGCAGCTCAAGTGAGGCCTCGGTCTGCTGCTCGTCCCGCAGACGGATCGCTTCCTTGAGCAGCGCCGTGAGGAGATCCTCCCGGGCCTCATCTCCGGCGAGATGCACCGGTTCCATCCCAAGCCCCCGGCAGGTGTTCAGCAGGTAGGCCCTCAGGGTCTCCGACATGGCTGTGAACTGGATCCGCCTGAGGCTACGAGGCGTGCCAGGCCCTGCCGCACCAGGCAGGAGCTGGTGAGAAGATCGCTCCGTGCCGATGGCGATCGATGGCGACCCAAGCGGGAACGGCAGATCAATGGCGGCAGCAACTGGACCAGCAGCCCGGAGCAGCGGAGCCGCTGCAGCAGCTCGCGTCGGAG
It encodes the following:
- the istB gene encoding IS21-like element helper ATPase IstB, with the translated sequence MNRSRTTTAPLERPAELAALVADLEAMLTRLRLTAIRDRLDNLREALAWLCGAEVSRKDQSRFEMAMRLARFPCVRTLGGFEFEAQPSIDPAQIRELATCRWIANGDNLVLLGPPGVGKTPLEVALGREAIRLGHSVLFCSAAELIGSLARAQQQGELARQLTYYGKPRLLIIDELGYLPLEHDAAYLFFQLISRRYEQGSVLISSNRAVTEWGEVFGDQVVATAILDRLLHHSHVLTIRGDSYRLREKRRSGLIRSPQATAPSSGANSSASPSPEEKS
- the istA gene encoding IS21 family transposase translates to METPQEVERMLQLHARGLSQRTIAHELGCCPRTVRRYLRQGGWQPYGQPRRSRRLDEQIAWLREQFEQHRGNAEVLRQELLRQKGIDVSQRTVERAVAAWRRELRIRQLATVRYETPPGRQLQADFGQCAVSIGGERRRVHLCVLTLGYSRRLVVRPYGHERQANWLQAMEEAFRHWGGIPEQVLVDNARALVRRHDPASGELVFHPTFLAFAEHWGFTPRACRPYRPRTKGKDERGVRYVKGSGLAGHTFRSWGAMEAHLAWWMREVADVRRHGTTGERPLERFQRDEASALRPLCGKPSFLAEREQKRVVAKDCCIQLEGNWYSAPQQLIGQRITAQVRHQTVRLLHRGRIVAEHPLQSANHRCRQVIRSHWQGLLPAEQLQQARASLQPAIPDRCQATPAVGPPATRAVRTSSLARSLSDYAAVLTEVEA
- a CDS encoding rhamnan synthesis F family protein; the protein is MDRLSRLIGIESATVGVIVTVPLRLHPLVRPHPTVRARWLCRLTPDELAVWRTGALDAAAAAAGLVGWIVPVGVNGTGALIGPASPGEGPLPSAPLLQLQAPLTPMAERELVTQLRGWWRHRRALHLFGRPLLVLQGCDRLSHAVFGLQRLRHAAANLLVLRGEPGGAADALEHGFDGQVQWLSQPGPERPFPYLQHLKAAHHRMDTGGGVWLPAVQAVTTPMEPCFKGASAEAYREWLAQASAWSLLRHDGSPDAPVWIESWSGHQRWSPVGPPDPAAVSPSLTREDPEFRGWGECRAEHLAVLVHGFYLDRLEALLAGLPAAGNQEGLSELDLYLSTPLDQLDEVEELLQDLGLPRVRLYGVANRGRDIAPFLLQLLPAALERGHTAFVKLHTKHSPHLDHGEDWGRHLTNALLAVDVIDTLQARLEVEPDLGLLAPPGTLLPTSVELHSNWPHLLTMRQRSEFSGQWLLQQRFIAGSMFAGRVQALRPLLDLGLHLQDFETETGQVDGTLAHAIERWISFVVLWQGFRLEALPGSAQAVPRFGYGWIRDND